The following are encoded together in the Balaenoptera acutorostrata chromosome 9, mBalAcu1.1, whole genome shotgun sequence genome:
- the ATG13 gene encoding autophagy-related protein 13 isoform X4 gives METDLNSQDRKDLDKFIKFFALKTVQVIVQARLGEKICTRSSSSPTGSDWFNLAIKDIPEVTHEAKKALAGQLPAVGRSMCVEISLKTSEGDSMELEIWCLEMNEKCDKEIKVSYAVYNRLSLLLKSLLAITRVTPAYRLSRKQGHEYVILYRIYFGEVQLNGLGEGFQTVRVGTVGTPVGTITLSCAYRINLAFMSTRHFERTPPIMGIIIDHFVDRPYPSSSPMHPCNYRTAGEDTGVTYPSVEDSQEVCTTSFSTSPPSQLSSSRLSCQPAALGVGSADLACPAVFAAGLNTTHPYQLMVPGKEGGVPLAPNQPAHGAQAGDQERLATYTPSDGAHCAATPSSSEDTETVSNSSEGRASPHDVLETIFVRKVGAFVNKPINQVTLTSLDIPFAMFAPKNLELEDVDPMGSLHSDGSSGGSSGNTQDDFVMIDFKPAFSKDDILPMDLGTFYREFQNPPQLSSLSIDIGAQSMAEDLDSLPEKLAVHEKNVREFDAFVETLQ, from the exons ATGGAAACTGATCTCAATTCCCAGGACAGAAAGGACCTGGACAAGTTCATTAAGTTTTTTGCCCTCAAG aCTGTCCAAGTGATTGTCCAGGCTCGACTGGGCGAGAAGATTTGTACTCGTTCATCTTCTTCCCCAACGGGTTCAGACTGG TTCAATTTAGCAATCAAAGACATCCCAGAGGTTACACATGAAGCAAAGAAGGCGCTGGCAGGGCAGTTGCCTGCCGTCGGGAGGTCTATGTGTGTGGAGATCTCACTCAAGACCTCTGAG GGAGATTCCATGGAGCTAGAAATCTGGTGTctggaaatgaatgaaaa GTGtgataaagaaatcaaagttTCCTATGCTGTGTACAACAGACTGTCGTTGCTACTGAAGTCTCTCCTTGCTATAACTAGGGTGACACCAGCTTACAGACTCTCCAGGAAACAAGGGCATGAATATGTCATATTGTACAG AATATATTTTGGGGAAGTTCAGCTGAATGGCTTAGGAGAAG GTTTCCAGACAGTTCGTGTTGGGACAGTGGGTACCCCTGTGGGCACCATCACTCTTTCTTGTGCTTACAGAATTAACTTGGCATTCATGTCCACCAG GCACTTTGAGAGGACCCCACCTATCATGGGGATTATTATTGATCACTTTGTGGACCGTCCCTATCCCAGCTCCTCACCCATGCATCCCTGCAATTACAG AACCGCTGGTGAGGACACTGGAGTAACATATCCTTCTGTGGAAGATTCTCAAGAAGTGTGTACCACCTCTTTTTCCACCTCCCCTCCATCCCAG CTCTCAAGCTCTCGCCTTTCCTGTCAGCCTGCTGCCCTGGGCGTTGGATCAGCTGACCTGGCTTGTCCAGCAGTGTTTGCTGCCGGCTTAAACACCACACACCCTTACCAG CTAATGGTTCCTGGGAAGGAAGGTGGGGTACCCCTTGCTCCCAACCAGCCTGCCCACGGTGCCCAGGCTGGTGACCAGGAGAGACTGGCAACCTACACCCCTTCTGATGGGGCCCACTGTGCTGCCACACCTTCCAGCAG TGAGGATACTGAAACTGTGTCAAACAGCAGTGAGGGACGGGCCTCCCCCCATGATGTCTTGGAGACCATCTTTGTCCGGAAAGTGGGGGCTTTTGTCAACAAACCCATCAACCAG GTGACCCTGACCAGTTTGGACATACCCTTTGCCATGTTTGCTCCCAAGAATTTGGAGCTGGAGGATGTGGATCCCATG GGCAGCCTGCACTCTGATGGCTCCAGCGGGGGCAGCAGTGGCAATACCCAGGACGACTTTGTCATGATCGACTTC aaaccagcTTTTTCTAAAGACGACATTCTTCCGATGGACTTGGGGACCTTCTATCGTGAATTTCAGAACCCCCCTCAGCTGAGCAGCCTCTCCATAGATATCGGGGCACAGTCCATGGCTGAGGACTTG
- the ATG13 gene encoding autophagy-related protein 13 isoform X2, with amino-acid sequence METDLNSQDRKDLDKFIKFFALKTVQVIVQARLGEKICTRSSSSPTGSDWFNLAIKDIPEVTHEAKKALAGQLPAVGRSMCVEISLKTSEGDSMELEIWCLEMNEKCDKEIKVSYAVYNRLSLLLKSLLAITRVTPAYRLSRKQGHEYVILYRIYFGEVQLNGLGEGFQTVRVGTVGTPVGTITLSCAYRINLAFMSTRHFERTPPIMGIIIDHFVDRPYPSSSPMHPCNYRTAGEDTGVTYPSVEDSQEVCTTSFSTSPPSQCVFTVTKAHFQTPTPVVTDTLRVPMAGLAFSHQLSSSRLSCQPAALGVGSADLACPAVFAAGLNTTHPYQLMVPGKEGGVPLAPNQPAHGAQAGDQERLATYTPSDGAHCAATPSSSEDTETVSNSSEGRASPHDVLETIFVRKVGAFVNKPINQVTLTSLDIPFAMFAPKNLELEDVDPMGSLHSDGSSGGSSGNTQDDFVMIDFKPAFSKDDILPMDLGTFYREFQNPPQLSSLSIDIGAQSMAEDLDSLPEKLAVHEKNVREFDAFVETLQ; translated from the exons ATGGAAACTGATCTCAATTCCCAGGACAGAAAGGACCTGGACAAGTTCATTAAGTTTTTTGCCCTCAAG aCTGTCCAAGTGATTGTCCAGGCTCGACTGGGCGAGAAGATTTGTACTCGTTCATCTTCTTCCCCAACGGGTTCAGACTGG TTCAATTTAGCAATCAAAGACATCCCAGAGGTTACACATGAAGCAAAGAAGGCGCTGGCAGGGCAGTTGCCTGCCGTCGGGAGGTCTATGTGTGTGGAGATCTCACTCAAGACCTCTGAG GGAGATTCCATGGAGCTAGAAATCTGGTGTctggaaatgaatgaaaa GTGtgataaagaaatcaaagttTCCTATGCTGTGTACAACAGACTGTCGTTGCTACTGAAGTCTCTCCTTGCTATAACTAGGGTGACACCAGCTTACAGACTCTCCAGGAAACAAGGGCATGAATATGTCATATTGTACAG AATATATTTTGGGGAAGTTCAGCTGAATGGCTTAGGAGAAG GTTTCCAGACAGTTCGTGTTGGGACAGTGGGTACCCCTGTGGGCACCATCACTCTTTCTTGTGCTTACAGAATTAACTTGGCATTCATGTCCACCAG GCACTTTGAGAGGACCCCACCTATCATGGGGATTATTATTGATCACTTTGTGGACCGTCCCTATCCCAGCTCCTCACCCATGCATCCCTGCAATTACAG AACCGCTGGTGAGGACACTGGAGTAACATATCCTTCTGTGGAAGATTCTCAAGAAGTGTGTACCACCTCTTTTTCCACCTCCCCTCCATCCCAG TGTGTGTTTACTGTCACAAAGGCACATTTTCAGACCCCTACTCCTGTGGTGACGGACACTCTGAGGGTCCCCATGGCAGGACTGGCCTTTTCCCATCAA CTCTCAAGCTCTCGCCTTTCCTGTCAGCCTGCTGCCCTGGGCGTTGGATCAGCTGACCTGGCTTGTCCAGCAGTGTTTGCTGCCGGCTTAAACACCACACACCCTTACCAG CTAATGGTTCCTGGGAAGGAAGGTGGGGTACCCCTTGCTCCCAACCAGCCTGCCCACGGTGCCCAGGCTGGTGACCAGGAGAGACTGGCAACCTACACCCCTTCTGATGGGGCCCACTGTGCTGCCACACCTTCCAGCAG TGAGGATACTGAAACTGTGTCAAACAGCAGTGAGGGACGGGCCTCCCCCCATGATGTCTTGGAGACCATCTTTGTCCGGAAAGTGGGGGCTTTTGTCAACAAACCCATCAACCAG GTGACCCTGACCAGTTTGGACATACCCTTTGCCATGTTTGCTCCCAAGAATTTGGAGCTGGAGGATGTGGATCCCATG GGCAGCCTGCACTCTGATGGCTCCAGCGGGGGCAGCAGTGGCAATACCCAGGACGACTTTGTCATGATCGACTTC aaaccagcTTTTTCTAAAGACGACATTCTTCCGATGGACTTGGGGACCTTCTATCGTGAATTTCAGAACCCCCCTCAGCTGAGCAGCCTCTCCATAGATATCGGGGCACAGTCCATGGCTGAGGACTTG
- the ATG13 gene encoding autophagy-related protein 13 isoform X1, whose translation METDLNSQDRKDLDKFIKFFALKTVQVIVQARLGEKICTRSSSSPTGSDWFNLAIKDIPEVTHEAKKALAGQLPAVGRSMCVEISLKTSEGDSMELEIWCLEMNEKCDKEIKVSYAVYNRLSLLLKSLLAITRVTPAYRLSRKQGHEYVILYRIYFGEVQLNGLGEGFQTVRVGTVGTPVGTITLSCAYRINLAFMSTRHFERTPPIMGIIIDHFVDRPYPSSSPMHPCNYRTAGEDTGVTYPSVEDSQEVCTTSFSTSPPSQCVFTVTKAHFQTPTPVVTDTLRVPMAGLAFSHQLSSSRLSCQPAALGVGSADLACPAVFAAGLNTTHPYQLMVPGKEGGVPLAPNQPAHGAQAGDQERLATYTPSDGAHCAATPSSSEDTETVSNSSEGRASPHDVLETIFVRKVGAFVNKPINQVTLTSLDIPFAMFAPKNLELEDVDPMVNPPDSPETTSPLQGSLHSDGSSGGSSGNTQDDFVMIDFKPAFSKDDILPMDLGTFYREFQNPPQLSSLSIDIGAQSMAEDLDSLPEKLAVHEKNVREFDAFVETLQ comes from the exons ATGGAAACTGATCTCAATTCCCAGGACAGAAAGGACCTGGACAAGTTCATTAAGTTTTTTGCCCTCAAG aCTGTCCAAGTGATTGTCCAGGCTCGACTGGGCGAGAAGATTTGTACTCGTTCATCTTCTTCCCCAACGGGTTCAGACTGG TTCAATTTAGCAATCAAAGACATCCCAGAGGTTACACATGAAGCAAAGAAGGCGCTGGCAGGGCAGTTGCCTGCCGTCGGGAGGTCTATGTGTGTGGAGATCTCACTCAAGACCTCTGAG GGAGATTCCATGGAGCTAGAAATCTGGTGTctggaaatgaatgaaaa GTGtgataaagaaatcaaagttTCCTATGCTGTGTACAACAGACTGTCGTTGCTACTGAAGTCTCTCCTTGCTATAACTAGGGTGACACCAGCTTACAGACTCTCCAGGAAACAAGGGCATGAATATGTCATATTGTACAG AATATATTTTGGGGAAGTTCAGCTGAATGGCTTAGGAGAAG GTTTCCAGACAGTTCGTGTTGGGACAGTGGGTACCCCTGTGGGCACCATCACTCTTTCTTGTGCTTACAGAATTAACTTGGCATTCATGTCCACCAG GCACTTTGAGAGGACCCCACCTATCATGGGGATTATTATTGATCACTTTGTGGACCGTCCCTATCCCAGCTCCTCACCCATGCATCCCTGCAATTACAG AACCGCTGGTGAGGACACTGGAGTAACATATCCTTCTGTGGAAGATTCTCAAGAAGTGTGTACCACCTCTTTTTCCACCTCCCCTCCATCCCAG TGTGTGTTTACTGTCACAAAGGCACATTTTCAGACCCCTACTCCTGTGGTGACGGACACTCTGAGGGTCCCCATGGCAGGACTGGCCTTTTCCCATCAA CTCTCAAGCTCTCGCCTTTCCTGTCAGCCTGCTGCCCTGGGCGTTGGATCAGCTGACCTGGCTTGTCCAGCAGTGTTTGCTGCCGGCTTAAACACCACACACCCTTACCAG CTAATGGTTCCTGGGAAGGAAGGTGGGGTACCCCTTGCTCCCAACCAGCCTGCCCACGGTGCCCAGGCTGGTGACCAGGAGAGACTGGCAACCTACACCCCTTCTGATGGGGCCCACTGTGCTGCCACACCTTCCAGCAG TGAGGATACTGAAACTGTGTCAAACAGCAGTGAGGGACGGGCCTCCCCCCATGATGTCTTGGAGACCATCTTTGTCCGGAAAGTGGGGGCTTTTGTCAACAAACCCATCAACCAG GTGACCCTGACCAGTTTGGACATACCCTTTGCCATGTTTGCTCCCAAGAATTTGGAGCTGGAGGATGTGGATCCCATG GTGAATCCTCCAGATTCCCCAGAGACTACATCTCCTCTTCAGGGCAGCCTGCACTCTGATGGCTCCAGCGGGGGCAGCAGTGGCAATACCCAGGACGACTTTGTCATGATCGACTTC aaaccagcTTTTTCTAAAGACGACATTCTTCCGATGGACTTGGGGACCTTCTATCGTGAATTTCAGAACCCCCCTCAGCTGAGCAGCCTCTCCATAGATATCGGGGCACAGTCCATGGCTGAGGACTTG
- the ATG13 gene encoding autophagy-related protein 13 isoform X5, producing METDLNSQDRKDLDKFIKFFALKTVQVIVQARLGEKICTRSSSSPTGSDWFNLAIKDIPEVTHEAKKALAGQLPAVGRSMCVEISLKTSEGDSMELEIWCLEMNEKCDKEIKVSYAVYNRLSLLLKSLLAITRVTPAYRLSRKQGHEYVILYRIYFGEVQLNGLGEGFQTVRVGTVGTPVGTITLSCAYRINLAFMSTRHFERTPPIMGIIIDHFVDRPYPSSSPMHPCNYRTAGEDTGVTYPSVEDSQEVCTTSFSTSPPSQLMVPGKEGGVPLAPNQPAHGAQAGDQERLATYTPSDGAHCAATPSSSEDTETVSNSSEGRASPHDVLETIFVRKVGAFVNKPINQVTLTSLDIPFAMFAPKNLELEDVDPMVNPPDSPETTSPLQGSLHSDGSSGGSSGNTQDDFVMIDFKPAFSKDDILPMDLGTFYREFQNPPQLSSLSIDIGAQSMAEDLDSLPEKLAVHEKNVREFDAFVETLQ from the exons ATGGAAACTGATCTCAATTCCCAGGACAGAAAGGACCTGGACAAGTTCATTAAGTTTTTTGCCCTCAAG aCTGTCCAAGTGATTGTCCAGGCTCGACTGGGCGAGAAGATTTGTACTCGTTCATCTTCTTCCCCAACGGGTTCAGACTGG TTCAATTTAGCAATCAAAGACATCCCAGAGGTTACACATGAAGCAAAGAAGGCGCTGGCAGGGCAGTTGCCTGCCGTCGGGAGGTCTATGTGTGTGGAGATCTCACTCAAGACCTCTGAG GGAGATTCCATGGAGCTAGAAATCTGGTGTctggaaatgaatgaaaa GTGtgataaagaaatcaaagttTCCTATGCTGTGTACAACAGACTGTCGTTGCTACTGAAGTCTCTCCTTGCTATAACTAGGGTGACACCAGCTTACAGACTCTCCAGGAAACAAGGGCATGAATATGTCATATTGTACAG AATATATTTTGGGGAAGTTCAGCTGAATGGCTTAGGAGAAG GTTTCCAGACAGTTCGTGTTGGGACAGTGGGTACCCCTGTGGGCACCATCACTCTTTCTTGTGCTTACAGAATTAACTTGGCATTCATGTCCACCAG GCACTTTGAGAGGACCCCACCTATCATGGGGATTATTATTGATCACTTTGTGGACCGTCCCTATCCCAGCTCCTCACCCATGCATCCCTGCAATTACAG AACCGCTGGTGAGGACACTGGAGTAACATATCCTTCTGTGGAAGATTCTCAAGAAGTGTGTACCACCTCTTTTTCCACCTCCCCTCCATCCCAG CTAATGGTTCCTGGGAAGGAAGGTGGGGTACCCCTTGCTCCCAACCAGCCTGCCCACGGTGCCCAGGCTGGTGACCAGGAGAGACTGGCAACCTACACCCCTTCTGATGGGGCCCACTGTGCTGCCACACCTTCCAGCAG TGAGGATACTGAAACTGTGTCAAACAGCAGTGAGGGACGGGCCTCCCCCCATGATGTCTTGGAGACCATCTTTGTCCGGAAAGTGGGGGCTTTTGTCAACAAACCCATCAACCAG GTGACCCTGACCAGTTTGGACATACCCTTTGCCATGTTTGCTCCCAAGAATTTGGAGCTGGAGGATGTGGATCCCATG GTGAATCCTCCAGATTCCCCAGAGACTACATCTCCTCTTCAGGGCAGCCTGCACTCTGATGGCTCCAGCGGGGGCAGCAGTGGCAATACCCAGGACGACTTTGTCATGATCGACTTC aaaccagcTTTTTCTAAAGACGACATTCTTCCGATGGACTTGGGGACCTTCTATCGTGAATTTCAGAACCCCCCTCAGCTGAGCAGCCTCTCCATAGATATCGGGGCACAGTCCATGGCTGAGGACTTG
- the ATG13 gene encoding autophagy-related protein 13 isoform X3 codes for METDLNSQDRKDLDKFIKFFALKTVQVIVQARLGEKICTRSSSSPTGSDWFNLAIKDIPEVTHEAKKALAGQLPAVGRSMCVEISLKTSEGDSMELEIWCLEMNEKCDKEIKVSYAVYNRLSLLLKSLLAITRVTPAYRLSRKQGHEYVILYRIYFGEVQLNGLGEGFQTVRVGTVGTPVGTITLSCAYRINLAFMSTRHFERTPPIMGIIIDHFVDRPYPSSSPMHPCNYRTAGEDTGVTYPSVEDSQEVCTTSFSTSPPSQLSSSRLSCQPAALGVGSADLACPAVFAAGLNTTHPYQLMVPGKEGGVPLAPNQPAHGAQAGDQERLATYTPSDGAHCAATPSSSEDTETVSNSSEGRASPHDVLETIFVRKVGAFVNKPINQVTLTSLDIPFAMFAPKNLELEDVDPMVNPPDSPETTSPLQGSLHSDGSSGGSSGNTQDDFVMIDFKPAFSKDDILPMDLGTFYREFQNPPQLSSLSIDIGAQSMAEDLDSLPEKLAVHEKNVREFDAFVETLQ; via the exons ATGGAAACTGATCTCAATTCCCAGGACAGAAAGGACCTGGACAAGTTCATTAAGTTTTTTGCCCTCAAG aCTGTCCAAGTGATTGTCCAGGCTCGACTGGGCGAGAAGATTTGTACTCGTTCATCTTCTTCCCCAACGGGTTCAGACTGG TTCAATTTAGCAATCAAAGACATCCCAGAGGTTACACATGAAGCAAAGAAGGCGCTGGCAGGGCAGTTGCCTGCCGTCGGGAGGTCTATGTGTGTGGAGATCTCACTCAAGACCTCTGAG GGAGATTCCATGGAGCTAGAAATCTGGTGTctggaaatgaatgaaaa GTGtgataaagaaatcaaagttTCCTATGCTGTGTACAACAGACTGTCGTTGCTACTGAAGTCTCTCCTTGCTATAACTAGGGTGACACCAGCTTACAGACTCTCCAGGAAACAAGGGCATGAATATGTCATATTGTACAG AATATATTTTGGGGAAGTTCAGCTGAATGGCTTAGGAGAAG GTTTCCAGACAGTTCGTGTTGGGACAGTGGGTACCCCTGTGGGCACCATCACTCTTTCTTGTGCTTACAGAATTAACTTGGCATTCATGTCCACCAG GCACTTTGAGAGGACCCCACCTATCATGGGGATTATTATTGATCACTTTGTGGACCGTCCCTATCCCAGCTCCTCACCCATGCATCCCTGCAATTACAG AACCGCTGGTGAGGACACTGGAGTAACATATCCTTCTGTGGAAGATTCTCAAGAAGTGTGTACCACCTCTTTTTCCACCTCCCCTCCATCCCAG CTCTCAAGCTCTCGCCTTTCCTGTCAGCCTGCTGCCCTGGGCGTTGGATCAGCTGACCTGGCTTGTCCAGCAGTGTTTGCTGCCGGCTTAAACACCACACACCCTTACCAG CTAATGGTTCCTGGGAAGGAAGGTGGGGTACCCCTTGCTCCCAACCAGCCTGCCCACGGTGCCCAGGCTGGTGACCAGGAGAGACTGGCAACCTACACCCCTTCTGATGGGGCCCACTGTGCTGCCACACCTTCCAGCAG TGAGGATACTGAAACTGTGTCAAACAGCAGTGAGGGACGGGCCTCCCCCCATGATGTCTTGGAGACCATCTTTGTCCGGAAAGTGGGGGCTTTTGTCAACAAACCCATCAACCAG GTGACCCTGACCAGTTTGGACATACCCTTTGCCATGTTTGCTCCCAAGAATTTGGAGCTGGAGGATGTGGATCCCATG GTGAATCCTCCAGATTCCCCAGAGACTACATCTCCTCTTCAGGGCAGCCTGCACTCTGATGGCTCCAGCGGGGGCAGCAGTGGCAATACCCAGGACGACTTTGTCATGATCGACTTC aaaccagcTTTTTCTAAAGACGACATTCTTCCGATGGACTTGGGGACCTTCTATCGTGAATTTCAGAACCCCCCTCAGCTGAGCAGCCTCTCCATAGATATCGGGGCACAGTCCATGGCTGAGGACTTG
- the ATG13 gene encoding autophagy-related protein 13 isoform X6: METDLNSQDRKDLDKFIKFFALKTVQVIVQARLGEKICTRSSSSPTGSDWFNLAIKDIPEVTHEAKKALAGQLPAVGRSMCVEISLKTSEGDSMELEIWCLEMNEKCDKEIKVSYAVYNRLSLLLKSLLAITRVTPAYRLSRKQGHEYVILYRIYFGEVQLNGLGEGFQTVRVGTVGTPVGTITLSCAYRINLAFMSTRHFERTPPIMGIIIDHFVDRPYPSSSPMHPCNYRTAGEDTGVTYPSVEDSQEVCTTSFSTSPPSQLMVPGKEGGVPLAPNQPAHGAQAGDQERLATYTPSDGAHCAATPSSSEDTETVSNSSEGRASPHDVLETIFVRKVGAFVNKPINQVTLTSLDIPFAMFAPKNLELEDVDPMGSLHSDGSSGGSSGNTQDDFVMIDFKPAFSKDDILPMDLGTFYREFQNPPQLSSLSIDIGAQSMAEDLDSLPEKLAVHEKNVREFDAFVETLQ, encoded by the exons ATGGAAACTGATCTCAATTCCCAGGACAGAAAGGACCTGGACAAGTTCATTAAGTTTTTTGCCCTCAAG aCTGTCCAAGTGATTGTCCAGGCTCGACTGGGCGAGAAGATTTGTACTCGTTCATCTTCTTCCCCAACGGGTTCAGACTGG TTCAATTTAGCAATCAAAGACATCCCAGAGGTTACACATGAAGCAAAGAAGGCGCTGGCAGGGCAGTTGCCTGCCGTCGGGAGGTCTATGTGTGTGGAGATCTCACTCAAGACCTCTGAG GGAGATTCCATGGAGCTAGAAATCTGGTGTctggaaatgaatgaaaa GTGtgataaagaaatcaaagttTCCTATGCTGTGTACAACAGACTGTCGTTGCTACTGAAGTCTCTCCTTGCTATAACTAGGGTGACACCAGCTTACAGACTCTCCAGGAAACAAGGGCATGAATATGTCATATTGTACAG AATATATTTTGGGGAAGTTCAGCTGAATGGCTTAGGAGAAG GTTTCCAGACAGTTCGTGTTGGGACAGTGGGTACCCCTGTGGGCACCATCACTCTTTCTTGTGCTTACAGAATTAACTTGGCATTCATGTCCACCAG GCACTTTGAGAGGACCCCACCTATCATGGGGATTATTATTGATCACTTTGTGGACCGTCCCTATCCCAGCTCCTCACCCATGCATCCCTGCAATTACAG AACCGCTGGTGAGGACACTGGAGTAACATATCCTTCTGTGGAAGATTCTCAAGAAGTGTGTACCACCTCTTTTTCCACCTCCCCTCCATCCCAG CTAATGGTTCCTGGGAAGGAAGGTGGGGTACCCCTTGCTCCCAACCAGCCTGCCCACGGTGCCCAGGCTGGTGACCAGGAGAGACTGGCAACCTACACCCCTTCTGATGGGGCCCACTGTGCTGCCACACCTTCCAGCAG TGAGGATACTGAAACTGTGTCAAACAGCAGTGAGGGACGGGCCTCCCCCCATGATGTCTTGGAGACCATCTTTGTCCGGAAAGTGGGGGCTTTTGTCAACAAACCCATCAACCAG GTGACCCTGACCAGTTTGGACATACCCTTTGCCATGTTTGCTCCCAAGAATTTGGAGCTGGAGGATGTGGATCCCATG GGCAGCCTGCACTCTGATGGCTCCAGCGGGGGCAGCAGTGGCAATACCCAGGACGACTTTGTCATGATCGACTTC aaaccagcTTTTTCTAAAGACGACATTCTTCCGATGGACTTGGGGACCTTCTATCGTGAATTTCAGAACCCCCCTCAGCTGAGCAGCCTCTCCATAGATATCGGGGCACAGTCCATGGCTGAGGACTTG